The sequence TCCGCCACTTACAAAAATGGTTGGAACATTAACCCTTAAAGCCCCCATAAGCATACCAGGAACTATCTTATCGCAGTTTGGTATGCAAACTAATGCATCAAGTGCATGAGCATTCATAACTGTTTCTATTGAATTTGCTATTATTTCACGGCTAGGAAGTGAGTAAAGCATACCACTATGGCCCATCGCAATACCATCATCAACACCAATTGTATTAAACTCAAATGGAACACAGCCATTTTTTCTAATCTCATCTTTTATAATTTTAGAATATTTATCTAAGAAAAAATGTCCTGGAATTACTTCTATAAAACTATTTGCCACACCTATAAAAGGCTTGTTAAAATCTTCATCTTTAAGCCCTGTTGCTCTTAAAAGAGAACGATGTGGTGCTTTTGTATAACCCTTTTTTACTATATCACTTCTCATAATTTTCCTTTTATATTACATAATAAATATTTTATCTAAAAATTGTTAATTTTATTTTTTAAATTTAATTAGAATTTTAAATGAAATTTAGAAAAAAAACAATACAATAAAATTCAGAAAATTTTTAAAAAGGGTTTTATATGGATTTTTTAATTAATCTAAGTGAAGGTACACAGTTTGCAATTCAACTTGCAATAGTTTTAGTTTGTCTTTTTTACGGGGCAAAAAAAGGTGGTATAGCCTTAGGACTTTTAGGAGGTATAGGGCTTTTAATTATGGTTTTTGGATTTAATATCCAACCAGGAAAACCAGCAATTAGCGTTATGCTTACAATTCTAGCTGTTGTTGTTGCTAGTGCCACACTTCAAGCTAGTGGCGGTTTGGATTGTATGCTTCAAATTGCAGAAAAAATCTTAAGAAAAAATCCAAAATATGTTAGTATTTTAGCACCTTTTGTTACTTGTATATTAACAATTCTTTGTGGAACAGGTCATGTTTGCTATACTGTTTTACCAATTATATATGATGTTGCTATAAAAAATGGAATTCGCCCAGAAAGACCTATGGCTGCAAGTTCTGTTGGTGCACAAATGGGAATTATAGCAAGCCCTGTATCAGTGGCAGTTGTTACTTTAACTGCATTTTTATTAGTTTCAAAAACACAATTAACAAATTTTGATGGCTATTTAGATCTTTTAAAAATTACTATACCATCAACTTTATTTGGTGTTTTGGCAATTGGAATTTTTAGTTGGTTTAGAGGAAAAGATTTAGATAAAGACCCTGTTTTTCAAGAAAAAATTAAAAATCCTGAGTTTAAAAAATATGTTTATGGTGATGAGGGAAATGTATCTTTACTTGGAGTAAAATTAGAGTCTAAAAAATGGCTTGCTATGTGGATATTCTTAGGAGTTATAGCTGTTGTTGCTCTACTTGGGTATTTTAATGAACTTCGTCCTAGTTTTCCATCAAAATCTGATGCAAAAATAGTTCAAATAGTTAAAGACGATACAATTTTAGAAAAAATTGATGTAAAAAATGGAAGTTTAACAGCAAATTTAAGCTCAGAATATAAAGAAATTATAAATAATGGAAAAACAAAGACCAATCTTGATTATTCAAAAGTTGTAATAACAAAAGTAGAAAAAGATAATTCAGAAAAAACAATTACTATAACAAAAGATGGAAATGATGTCATAGTTGGTGATAAAATTTATAATGATGCTAAAATTGTAGTCTTAAGCTCCATAACAAAATATAAAGCTTTAAAAATGACAGAAACAATCCAACTTTTTATGCTTTTAGCGGGTGCTTTAATAATTATATTTACTAAAACAAATGCAAATGAGATTTCTAAAAATGAGATTTTCCGTTCAGGTATGATAGCTTTAGTTGCTGTTTTTGGAATTTCATGGATGGCAGAAACTATGTTTGGTGTTCATATTCCAATGATTAAAGAGGTTCTTGGAAGTGTTGTAAATGACTACCCATGGACATATGCTGTAATGCTTCTTTTAATATCAAAATTTGTTAACTCTCAAGCAGCAGCTTTAACAGCATTTGTTCCATTAGCTTTAGGAATTGGTGTTCATCCAGGTGTAATTGTAGCTTTTGCTCCAGCTTGCTATGGTTACTATATCCTTCCAACATATCCAAGTGATTTGGCAGCTATTCAGTTTGATAGAAGTGGAACAACGCATATAGGAAAATATGTTATTAACCATAGTTTTATACTTCCAGGTTTAATAGGTGTATCTAGCTCTTGTGTTGTTGGATATATATTGGCAGGTTTATTTGGATATTTAGCTTAAGTTAATTTTTATTTTTAAAACTTTATAAAGCACGGATATTATATAATGAATTATAAATTTCATAAAGGATATCCGTGCTTTCAAATCCAGTTTTTATAAGCATTGTTTTAATGCTGGTTTTATGTATATTTAGATGCAATGTTATGCTTGCTATTTTAATTTCAGCTATAACTGCTGGTTTATTAGGTGGTATAGCTCCAAAAGATGTAATTGATCCTAGCTTTTCTCAAACGCTTGAATATACAATCTCAACTTTTATAAATGGCATGAGTGGAAATTTAGAAACTGCACTTTCTTATATACTTCTTGGAGTATTGGCAGCTGCAATTTCTCATACAAATTTAACAACAATTTTCATAAATAAAATTTCAAATTTTATAACCTCTAAAAAAATGTATTTTTTAGTTTCATTAGCTATAATTTCTTGTTTTTCTCAAAACTTAATCCCTGTTCATATAGCTTTTATACCTATTTTAATTCCACCACTTTTAAAAGTTATGAACAAAATGAAAATTGACCGTAGAGCTGTCGCGTGTGCTTTAACTTTTGGTCTTCAAACCCCGTATGTTGCAATTCCTTTAGGTTTTGGACTTATATTTCATAACTTAATTAAAAAAGAGATGATAAATAATAGTATTGAAGTAACTTTAAGCAATGTTTCATCAATTATGTGGTTAGCTGCCATTCCTATGATAATTGGTTTAGCTACTGCTTTGATAGTTTATAGAAAACCAAGAGAATATCAGACAATAGAACAAAATTTAGAGCAAAATTTAGATAACTTAAAAATGCATTTAGAAGAGTGGGGAGCTTTAGCTGGTATTATAGTTGCTTTTATCATTCAACTTATGTATGGTTCTCTTCCACTTGGTGCATTACTTGGAATTATCACAATGATCTTAACTACAAGTATAAAATATAAAAAAATGGATGAAACTTTTAATAGTGGAATTCATCTAATGGGTTTTATCGCTTTTGTTATGCTTGTAGCTGCTGGTTATGGAGCAATTTTAAGAGAAACAGGCGGTATAGGCGAGCTTGTAAATGCAGCAGCAACCTTGGCTGGTGGTAAAATAACTGGAGCATTTTTAATGCTTTTAATTGGTCTGTTAATAACTATTGGAATTGGAAGTAGCTTTGGAACTATTCCTATAATAGCTGCGATTTATTGCCCTTTAGCATTAGAACTTGGATTTAGCGTTGAAGCTACTATTTTTTTAATAGGTGTTGCAGCTGCCATTGGAGATGCAGGAAGTCCTGCAAGTGATAGCACACTTGGACCAACAAGTGGTCTAAATTTTGATGGACAACATAACCATATTTATGATACTTGTATTCCAACATTTATATTTTATAATATTCCATTAATTATTTTTGGAACAATTTTTTCAGCATATATATTATAAGGAAAATTATGGAAGTAAATTTATTAAATTACACACCTTTATGGATATGCTCAAATGCAATCAGAACTTGCTGGCAAAGCTTTGATAAAAGTGATAATGGCGGAGAGAAAGATAAAGAATTAATTGATAGAGTTGGTAATAAATACAAACATGCATCAACCCTAGAACACCTTCATTATAATTTTTATATAAAAGGTATTAGTAGAGCCCTACTTCAGGAACTTGCCCGCCATAGAATGGCAAGTTTAAGTGTAAAATCAACAAGATATACAT is a genomic window of Campylobacter blaseri containing:
- a CDS encoding anaerobic C4-dicarboxylate transporter encodes the protein MDFLINLSEGTQFAIQLAIVLVCLFYGAKKGGIALGLLGGIGLLIMVFGFNIQPGKPAISVMLTILAVVVASATLQASGGLDCMLQIAEKILRKNPKYVSILAPFVTCILTILCGTGHVCYTVLPIIYDVAIKNGIRPERPMAASSVGAQMGIIASPVSVAVVTLTAFLLVSKTQLTNFDGYLDLLKITIPSTLFGVLAIGIFSWFRGKDLDKDPVFQEKIKNPEFKKYVYGDEGNVSLLGVKLESKKWLAMWIFLGVIAVVALLGYFNELRPSFPSKSDAKIVQIVKDDTILEKIDVKNGSLTANLSSEYKEIINNGKTKTNLDYSKVVITKVEKDNSEKTITITKDGNDVIVGDKIYNDAKIVVLSSITKYKALKMTETIQLFMLLAGALIIIFTKTNANEISKNEIFRSGMIALVAVFGISWMAETMFGVHIPMIKEVLGSVVNDYPWTYAVMLLLISKFVNSQAAALTAFVPLALGIGVHPGVIVAFAPACYGYYILPTYPSDLAAIQFDRSGTTHIGKYVINHSFILPGLIGVSSSCVVGYILAGLFGYLA
- a CDS encoding Na+/H+ antiporter family protein translates to MLSNPVFISIVLMLVLCIFRCNVMLAILISAITAGLLGGIAPKDVIDPSFSQTLEYTISTFINGMSGNLETALSYILLGVLAAAISHTNLTTIFINKISNFITSKKMYFLVSLAIISCFSQNLIPVHIAFIPILIPPLLKVMNKMKIDRRAVACALTFGLQTPYVAIPLGFGLIFHNLIKKEMINNSIEVTLSNVSSIMWLAAIPMIIGLATALIVYRKPREYQTIEQNLEQNLDNLKMHLEEWGALAGIIVAFIIQLMYGSLPLGALLGIITMILTTSIKYKKMDETFNSGIHLMGFIAFVMLVAAGYGAILRETGGIGELVNAAATLAGGKITGAFLMLLIGLLITIGIGSSFGTIPIIAAIYCPLALELGFSVEATIFLIGVAAAIGDAGSPASDSTLGPTSGLNFDGQHNHIYDTCIPTFIFYNIPLIIFGTIFSAYIL